From one Lycium ferocissimum isolate CSIRO_LF1 chromosome 7, AGI_CSIRO_Lferr_CH_V1, whole genome shotgun sequence genomic stretch:
- the LOC132063361 gene encoding protein FANTASTIC FOUR 3-like, whose protein sequence is MSTIVYQGTLQSCFESQIIETTTLKLKVPSTVEFGRGPCIIDNNIDNHLKEKCNYQVTNKPSTTTNPDLGGGWSFLQNLSNNISKDSNLEKESGIYVHPLSKRSSYSSRLSEKSLQLCTESLGSETGTDIIDSNIFSFSSSSSSYSPIEKSSSTNDDHVMTHQAESSSTWSRKIRSNNNKKSCSKFPPPLTTIRGLNSMQIRPHREDGRLIIKAVEAPLTHNYLQAERSNGRLRLSFFKDEISASNFEENEDLEETESEIRDEEEVKEEEIEEKEDDIKVEEEEEESDMHNMKWDIDGNKFDVEGEMGKEKCQRLSRCKESGQGNKVFCDWRKALWVATS, encoded by the coding sequence ATGTCAACGATAGTATATCAAGGCACTTTGCAATCATGTTTTGAGTCCCAAATCATTGAAACAACTACCCTTAAGCTCAAAGTCCCTTCTACTGTTGAATTTGGCAGAGGACCTTGTATAATTGACAACAACATAGACAATCATCTTAAAGAAAAATGCAATTATCAAGTTACTAACAAGCCCTCCACAACAACTAATCCTGATTTGGGTGGTGGTTGgagttttcttcaaaatctctCCAACAACATTTCTAAAGACtcaaacttggagaaagaaagtgGCATTTATGTCCACCCTTTATCCAAGCGATCCTCATATTCATCAAGACTCAGTGAAAAAAGCCTTCAATTATGCACTGAAAGTCTTGGAAGTGAAACTGGAACTGATATCATTGACAGCAACATTTTctcattctcttcttcttcttcttcatattCACCAATtgaaaaatcatcatcaactaaTGATGACCATGTGATGACTCACCAAGCTGAGTCATCATCCACGTGGTCAAGAAAGATtagaagtaataataataagaaatcTTGCAGCAAATTTCCACCTCCTTTGACAACAATAAGGGGTTTGAATTCTATGCAAATTAGGCCCCACCGTGAAGATGGTAGGTTAATAATCAAAGCTGTTGAGGCCCCACTTACACATAATTATCTTCAAGCTGAAAGAAGCAATGGTCGACTTAGGCTCTCTTTTTTCAAAGATGAAATCTCTGCTTccaattttgaagaaaatgaagactTAGAGGAAACTGAAAGTGAAAttagagatgaagaagaagtaaaagaagaagaaattgaagaaaaagaagatgacattaaggtggaagaagaagaagaagaaagtgacATGCACAATATGAAATGGGATATAGATGGAAATAAATTTGATGTTGAGGGTGAAATGGGAAAGGAGAAATGTCAAAGGCTAAGCAGGTGCAAGGAAAGTGGACAGGGGAACAAGGTTTTTTGTGATTGGAGGAAGGCCTTATGGGTGGCTACTTCCTAA